The genomic region GGTGCCATTGGAGCTCTTGGACCGGTTGCCATTGAGCCGTCTCATCCACTTCTTCTGCGATGAGGTTAAATCAGTGAACAAAGAAGGAGATGAAGCGCTTTTCGGAGGTTGTCCAGCCACGGGAAGCTCCGCCGGAAGTGCGGCGGCGGTGCTACTAAATGCGTTTAGAACCAGAAATGCAAGTATTGGAGAGAGATCCAATGTTCCTCCCAGCGGTGGAATTATCCCGCGGAATATGTTGAGGTACGGATCACATATAGTGCTGaaccaaagaaaaatagtagtttatattaaaagaaattaaagtatTTTAGTTTATTGAAATTCCATGGAATTGGTATCATTACCTGAGGGGGCTAACAATGGCTGGAGGAGAGTTAGGGAACCAAGTCAAAACCAGCCTTACAATTAACAGCGTGTTGTAAATGTTTAAGAAATTAAGGATTCCATTGGCCACGACGATCCCTGCCACTGAATCACCAGGTAAAACCGCTGCAAAATTGTGATTTGACAGCGGAGAATAATTATTAACCTTCCTGGAATTGATTCTGTAAGTAGTTACCTATGGTAAAAATTGGAATTAGTACCAAAACAAACACCTTGAATGGGAATGAAAGAGAGATAGCTAATGAAATAAGTTACCTCATTGCAGAAGCTTTGGAAGTCGGAGGATAAGGAGAGTAGATTTTTGAAAGCTGGATTTTGTTTAAGGAAATTGAAGAACTTATCGGCGGTTGAAACAACTGAATCGTGAAGATCACGAATTATATTTTGAGGAACAACGGGAGCGAGATTGGGCTTCGATGGCCTCAAATATGGAGGCGCGAATGGCGTTTGAATAAATGCTGAAGAAAGTAATAAAGATTTGGGAACTGAAGTTggggattttgattttaggCTCTCTTGGGCAGGCTCAGTAACGGCCATTTCTTTgcttgaagaagaagaagaagaggaagaagataACATTTTTCGTTTTCAGTGGATTAGGATTTTAAAAGTGAGGTTTTTATGTATACAGCGTGGCACGATCTTATTTGCTACTTCGCTGTGGTTCTTTTGCACTGCAATAAAACGCAGCGTTTTGGATAGCAAATAAATTGAcgattttttaattaattactgaCTTGCCAGGCTGGCGCTCCTGCTGTTTTTGACCACAAAGTAGGTGTGTCTTCAATTTAACGATAGCAACAAAAAAACGTGGGGATATAATAGCAAGCTTACGTGGCGAAGGGTGATTggatcatattttaaataattcaactACCTCCTCTGCCTTCATCAACGATCGTCTTCTTAAACTCTCTTCTctgtatttcttttttcttttttctatccTTCTGCGAAAACACAATGGCAATGGCGGCTGATCTGTTAAGACTCTCTTTATCTACTCAGCCAAAGCTCTCCTTCAGTTATGGCGGGAAAGCTAAGATTGACCGCTTTGACTTGCTCCAACGGCGCCGTCGCAGTCGTTTCTATTCCCGGCCTCGCTCAACTCCTGGTTTCATCTTGTTCAACTCACTGGAAACTAGATCACAGTCGCAAGAATCGTCTCTCCAAACGCCGAAACAAAAGCCTAAAGACTCTTCGGTTCTCCTCGATGTCAATGGGATGATGTGCGGCGGATGCGTATCCCGAGTTAAATCCGTTATCTCCTCCGACGAGCGAGTGGAATCAGTCGTGGTCAACTTATTGACAGAAACAGCGGCGATCAAGTTGAACCAAGAGGTGATAGAGAGCGAGACCGTGGACAGTGTTGCGGAGAGTATAGCTCAACGCGTGAGCGAGTGCGGGTTCATGGCGAAGAGGAGGGTTTCGGGGCTTGGAATCGGAGAGAATGTGAGgaaatggaaggaaatgttgaagaagaaagaggaaTTGCTGGTGAAGAGTAGGAATCGAGTGGCTTTTGCCTGGACTTTGGTGGCGCTTTGTTGTGGATCTCACGCTTCACATATTTTGCACTCGCTTGGGATTCATATCGCCCATGGTAATATACTTTAATTAAGGACAAATACTTATTCAAATTAAGATCTGTGATAATGACTCATTGAATTAGTactttgatttaatttaattgctATGTTTGATGCAGGACCATTTTTGGAGGTCCTTCATAATTCTTATTTTAAAGGTGGATTGGCTTTAGCGGCTTTGCTGGGGCCAGGAAGAGGTTggttttttttccccttatTTGCACATATATTAACATTTAGGTGGTATTTAAGAAGTTGCTTTATATTACAGACAACAATTTTAAATGcattttaagatatttatcTTAAGGCACTTGCTAGCAAAACTCTTTTAAAGTGTCCTAATGCCCCAGTGAGTAAAGGTTGACTTCAGTCAAATTGCTTGAAACGTCTGTTGCAGACCTGCTAGTTGATGGACTAATGGCGTTCAAGAAAGGATCACCCAATATGAATTCTCTCGTGGGATTTGGATCAATTGCAGCATTTATCATTAGTGCAGtgagatttttcttctttctttccttgtgGTTTGAAAGCTGATATTCAGTTTTCTTGGTGTAGCCTTGTGGAGTCAATTTGCTAATTTCAGTTGTTCTTATATTTGCGTATTTCCTTGTAGGTGTCGCTTCTTAACCCTGGGCTTGCATGGGACGCATCCTTCTTTGATGAACCGGTGATTTCCCTTACTTTTACTTCTTTGCAATATTTGTTATCAATATTCTTTTTGCTCCTTTTGACATTATGCTCTACTCCTTAACTTTTAAGCTAAGCCAAGGACCCTTTTATCATTGTTGAGTTACAGCTACCAAATGCATTGTGATATGACCCCTTTTGTTACATCTAGTGATCGCTATTTCTATATATGCTGAAACAACTTAGATGAATGTCTGATAGTTTTGGTTGATAACAGTTTCTCATGAAGTTCTCTGATTTTTTAGTATGCAGGTTATGCTTCTTGGTTTTGTGCTCCTGGGACGTTCTCTGGAGGAAAAAGCAAGGATTCAAGCATCTAGTGACATGAATGAACTTTTAGTGAGTTAGAATTGATACTTGCTTTTGGTGCTATTACACTTgtttttgtgtttgatggcCAAGGGCCAATGACTCTGCTTTTCGGCTCTATGGATTCATAGATTTTACTTGCACAACATGCTTCTAACATATTCACCCTGAATTTTGAACTTCTTGCCCTTTGTGTGGTTTCACATGTGAGTTCATTGTTTTTGCAGTCATTGATTTCCACTCGGTCAAGACTAGTGATTACTTCAAGTGATGATTCATCTGCTGATTCTGTACTTTGCTCTGATGCTATTTGCATTGAGGTTCCATCAGATGATATTCGAGTTGGAGACTCTGTGTTAGTTTTGCCTGGAGAAACTATTCCTACGGATGTAAGTCATGAATATGTTATAACATCAGGTTTGAGTGGATCATACACTGAATTTCGTAAACTTggtacatatacatacatatacattTGTGCTTTCATTTAAAGCCAACACATCTTGCTAATGATATGAAACTAAGATGAACCTTTTATAATAACTGTATGATTGAATTTACTACACACAAATTGACATCTGCTATAATTAAAATTCCCTACACAGGGGAAAGTCCTTGCAGGAAGAAGTGTGGTTGATGAATCCATGCTCACTGGGGAATCACTTCCAGTATTCAAGGAGAAAGGTCTCATGGTCTCTGCTGGAACAATAAACTGGGTAAGATTATTACTTTGAGGAATAGAGCTTTGAAATGCTGTGACTTATGCCATCGGCTTTTACTTTAGGGGAGAGAAATGCTTGACCGTTGCTTATTTCAGGGATATAGGTATAACCTTTTATATTAAAGTGCATATTAGCTGGACTGCTTGAGAGAATTAGACCTGAGTGGGAGAGGTAGACA from Theobroma cacao cultivar B97-61/B2 chromosome 9, Criollo_cocoa_genome_V2, whole genome shotgun sequence harbors:
- the LOC18588155 gene encoding ylmG homolog protein 2, chloroplastic, coding for MLSSSSSSSSSSKEMAVTEPAQESLKSKSPTSVPKSLLLSSAFIQTPFAPPYLRPSKPNLAPVVPQNIIRDLHDSVVSTADKFFNFLKQNPAFKNLLSLSSDFQSFCNEVTTYRINSRKVNNYSPLSNHNFAAVLPGDSVAGIVVANGILNFLNIYNTLLIVRLVLTWFPNSPPAIVSPLSTICDPYLNIFRGIIPPLGGTLDLSPILAFLVLNAFSSTAAALPAELPVAGQPPKSASSPSLFTDLTSSQKKWMRRLNGNRSKSSNGTS